The Leishmania donovani BPK282A1 complete genome, chromosome 23 genome contains a region encoding:
- a CDS encoding mitochondrial carrier protein-like protein — MLVHTAQSSPGGYVEGYGSSTDTATPPVAAARHDAKLRPAKTAGADGGRRDYNADTLYANPEITALASSVATTVAKSLLHPLDTLKCRVQLLRTDVPEPPPCQRYQSCTGKQSPGLLRSRLRQLRYQYAGQWTPGHIYGGLPVKLLFYVPYQATYVSSYNFAQRTLEAAGREGEDAACRRSKNYVWHTVASAVFAEAVSAGLRVPMETMKMRIQSAAASGSLHALRQLWRQGLASCVRLAVPQTLMHDIPYSIIQWVVYETLRPWTQQWKERAVQQGRGAELAATSAAPKSFWTLYGAELARTFLSGGFSGLLASVLTAPLDNIRTRVVVATARDCHLTVADVVRDAYQREGMRGFVRGGGMRVLWVTANMACYFPLFEGVRSLLQRCGNGSNDPGTSA; from the coding sequence ATGCTGGTGCACACAGCGCAGTCGTCTCCAGGTGGCTATGTGGAGGGGTATGGGAGCAGTACCGACACGGCTACGCCAcctgtggctgctgcgcggcatgATGCCAAGCTTAGGCCCGCCAAGACAGCTGGCGCAGACGGCGGTCGCCGCGACTATAACGCTGACACGCTCTATGCGAATCCCGAAATAACAGCCTTGGCCTCCTCcgtggcgacgacggtggccaagtcgctgctgcacccacTCGACACTCTCAAGTGTCGAGTGCAGCTACTGCGCACCGACGTGCctgagccgccgccgtgccagcGTTATCAGAGCTGCACCGGCAAGCAGTCACCCGGTCTGCTGCGCAGTCGTTTGCGACAGCTTCGGTACCAGTACGCTGGTCAGTGGACGCCGGGGCACATCTACGGCGGGCTGCCGGTGAAACTCCTCTTCTACGTTCCCTACCAGGCCACGTACGTATCGAGCTACAACtttgcgcagcgcacgctggaggcggcTGGCAGGGAAGGCGAGGATGCGGCGTGCCGTCGCTCCAAAAACTACGTGTGGCACACCGTGGCCTCGGCGGTCTTCGCTGAGGCGGTGAGCGCCGGGCTGCGGGTGCCGATGGAAACCATGAAGATGCGTATTCagtctgctgccgcctccggctccctgcacgcgctgcggcagctgtggcgaCAGGGTCTCGCTTCCtgcgtgcgcctcgccgTGCCACAGACCCTCATGCACGACATACCGTACTCTATCATCCAGTGGGTGGTGTACGAGACCCTGCGGCCGTGGACCCAGCAGTGGAAGGagcgcgcggtgcagcagggacgtggcgcggagctggcggcaacgtcggcggcgccgaagaGCTTCTGGACTCTCTATGGAGCGGAGCTGGCGCGTACCTTCCTTTCTGGCGGTTTCAGCGGCCTCTTGGCGTCTGTCCTGACAGCACCGCTGGACAACATCCGCACGCGCGTTGTGGTGGCCACGGCACGCGATTGCCATCTGACTGTCGCGGATGTGGTGCGAGACGCCTATCAGCGCGAGGGCATGCGTGGCTtcgtgcgtggcggcggcatgcgtgtgctgtgGGTCACGGCGAACATGGCGTGCTACTTCCCTCTCTTCGAAGGTGTGCGCTCGCTGTTGCAGCGGTGCGGAAATGGAAGCAACGACCCCGGCACATCTGCGTGA
- a CDS encoding DNA polymerase theta (helicase domain only), putative produces the protein MLSRMRRTMTTTKGFRAPRPRGSHEQPAETTVSSTNSAAPPPPPSASSARKVSARGSTLAVPSPSPSSSSAYCRKSPSRCKKASTIAAATGDAGAGTTAFDPKSGGLSFPQGPRGVLSGHFSANHLRRAPRQTDQATPRDGASNTATAMRAPADTTTVATAAAQHTAARASGDDRVVALSSSNTPLLRKRPRSLSPDDPYAGGAHHRDEPASTRGCAPSASRDSNRVKSDDTTLVQLSIPRLPTARRLSTSRIRRTVFYPPSAEQPLALLRSSHDADGAGAMGAPESAPVPRVSSAPAPADVCVAADYTVHVHPWGSATAVPAWTGASDAVPVAPGADALRVPGANSAVCVGREPHSSTAVSEHHKTPLAAAMTASTILSPSTRSGKRFLSAMEHEQRDYAAAISPAPPSLTSSSLLPPYRSPCHSGASEQVSPAPPAAPSTPKAAPSTPPSLPLPLPPCDSTSPSPAVPQLRVHDLAALSLPSLSREASLLPSNSRRGLSVPLSSPRLERAESPLSPLLADSSPAPAIGLTRGQAGALVAAAAAGGERQTLSSLASPARSVGELARVQQQQPSTHPSSALAAAEEAEREECDEALECEMAEDLRMSTDIAFTPSGTGSCAPPLFSQSSMMQEEERQAEEEGGGEGATYIMRDSAVAVERADDDSELRSGPGMSGHEGSAQPLFRFQDGAGDVLISGSTPPPSIAIPAALNEHAFLSGCSHGGGTATTYSSTTPPASSLAVLSSAFARLPSAPSTWPIRAATPPHLPSVLAPGTELLPLGVVTAAVAADGGGGLSVGRMGPGRHRTVFSFSSLRVGNATAAALPDPFPEPQLRLCQPSVTTTTDQACAGSARNVAASVAEPATPVSSPPSEACATTYPPDLWLPSLPAEHVSPPRDPLLMRVPSQDGKAEGCAAHGVSQMGVVAPTPMSPGSDALSSATGVSALSAANAAPPLSDLYVTALPYLAEAAAGGSGAPAVPARPGRTCFTLHSAARTTGTLSSSAAATSTVEPTAAAAAASTGAVPPTLREVSYLSAEKCSFGGGTSELQQLPGHGAVPPQGTEGPTASLDGVRSATPRATRKVPSSMESRHTTGCAQQVIANAQPALLRPVDSTPATVVMHRTPSTLTSEEPAWSRRSAPFPQPWPLLNDGYPPALLTVAPVTPLVGCMGAETPTVAAPQSAQAPVAHDEAAQPYPRESREMVSYAPLAPPQPPSPPLPRPACTDDTWELFYDLPREVGHFYATRRGVTSLYDWQHDVLTRPEVRQGGNFVYSLPTSGGKTLVAELSLLRCVLNRRKSCFLVLPFVSLAEEKTMALQPLTTAYDFNVDGHYGSSGRFPLCGAPAVYVCTIEKANSLLNHMLEEGRADEIGAVVVDELHMVGESGRGATLELFLSKVLVINAARQRKRDAVVAPATQSRCSASGSRPGWPEELEDAEEDLRERTAMTDTTKAAADPGPLQIIGMSATVSNLRTLAEWLRAACFEYDFRPVPLHAYSVVGGLVLRDGQRNERNLSGGSVTQHLVELVTEVPDASVLIFCASRQQCVDTAKGIVNCLRAQAIAGQKAPSAWVSGSSDAAAEAQHVSVLGVPFPSLTRGPATAAAMAAVPSQASAAIKGLLADLEALAHHEASQLSEVIAFGVAFHHGGLLAEERDLIETAFRRKHIRILCCTSTLAAGVNLPARRVIIKTPYVGREFLTKSRYLQMCGRAGRAGLDTYGESFLLLSSRDQARGHALMHAAVEPCCSKLLEDDQTLTRSLLECVGVGLVADFQSACQWSGSLLSRWAVGPVDVSWQPHIPAAAAPAASASTGVAPPGAAAKGTCESVTGLFLASEVGYDGDAAAAQDSESSRSAPGPPASPPSHPASPTSPSLTCVPPAAMNAMVRASLVTLARCGFIRVACTRAGSGGSNGAGGRAAAGAAVCKDSGTTSSVALETLPSGVSDDAHADASAETHDACHAQVHVTSFGSSSVRSCFSVEEALLLRAELDELRHTGLILSDDLHLCYFLTPLREVGKCDWELLRLMMSRMSDSRQRIASLLGVDAYFVDQQAMGLGGPLQATEEGRRRLFTARRFYVALMLADVLAEVPMATVEQRYNVSRGQLQNLMRSASMFSSSITSFCHAMEWFSLEAVLSSFVKRLGFGVKPDLLPLMEIRGMQPPRARALWNAGFKKVAAIAAADADDMVSKVKLMNPKDSKAAKFFTKRSALMAIREANLALQSQIKEKKGELQELTVCCGGGGGVRGVR, from the coding sequence ATGCTAAGCAGAATGCGGCGCACCATGACAACCACGAAGGGGTTTCGCGCCCCACGGCCGAGAGGTAGCCACGAGCAACCCGCAGAGACGACTGTCTCGTCGACGAActcagctgcaccaccgccaccgccgtctgcgTCGTCGGCTCGCAAGGTGTCGGCACGCGGCTCAACATTAGCGGTGCCTTCcccatcgccgtcgtcatcctcCGCTTACTGTCGTAAGAGCCCTAGTCGCTGCAAAAAGGCATCTaccatcgccgctgccactggtgacgctggcgctggcaCCACTGCGTTCGACCCGAAGAGCGGCGGCTTGTCCTTCCCCCAGGGGCCACGTGGAGTGCTGAGCGGTCACTTCAGCGCTAATCACCTGCGGCGCGCACCACGGCAGACCGACCAAGCTACACCGCGTGATGGTGCGAGCAACACCGCGACCGCAATGAGGGCACCAGCGGACACCACTACAGTtgccacagcagctgcgcagcacacggcggcgcgcgcgagcggaGATGACAGAGTCGTCGCGCTTAGCAGTAGTAAcacgcctctgctgcgcaagcggcCTCGCTCACTTTCTCCCGATGATCCCTACGCCGGTGGTGCACATCATCGTGATGAGCCGGCAAGCACACGCGGTTGTGCGCCTTCCGCCAGCAGAGACAGCAACAGAGTCAAGAGCGACGACACCACACTGGTGCAGCTATCCATTCCACGGCTGCCCACTGCGCGGCGCCTTTCCACGTCGCGCATCCGCCGCACCGTCTTCTACCCTCCCTCTGCGGAGCAGCCTCTGGCGCTCTTGCGGAGCTCACACGATGCTGATGGTGCCGGTGCCATGGGTGCCCCTGAATCCGCACCGGTGCCGCGTGTGTCaagtgcgccagcgcctgcggACGTCTGCGTGGCCGCTGACTATACCGTGCACGTGCATCCTTGGGGCTCAGCGACCGCTGTGCCGGCGTGGACTGGCGCAAGCGACGCAGTCCCAGTGGCACCGGGTGCGGACGCTCTGAGGGTTCCTGGGGCTAACTcagcggtgtgtgtgggcagAGAGCCGCATAGCAGCACCGCAGTGTCAGAGCATCACAAGACTCCCTTGGCTGCGGCGATGACCGCGTCGACGATACTGTCACCATCAACGCGATCGGGAAAGCGGTTTCTTTCGGCAATGGAGCATGAGCAGCGCGACTACGCTGCAGCGatctctcctgctcctccctcgctaacgtcatcgtcgctgctgccgccgtacCGATCGCCGTGCCACAGCGGTGCATCTGAGCAGGTCTCGCCGGCTCCGCCTGCGGCGCCGAGCACACCAAAGGCCGCGCCATCCACCCCTCCATCACTacccctgccgctgccgccctgcGACTCCACATCTCCATCGcccgcggtgccgcagctccgcgtGCATGACTTGGCTGCACTGTCATTGCCTTCGCTCAGTCGCGAGGCCTCGCTGCTCCCAAGCAACTCACGCCGTGGACTCTCTGTGCCGCTCTCTTCGCCGCGCCTCGAGCGCGCCGAATCGCCACTATCGCCGCTGTTGGCGGACAGTTCTCCGGCTCCCGCAATCGGCTTGACGCGAGGGCAGGCGGGGGCtcttgtcgctgctgcagctgcgggagGCGAGCGCCAGACACTGTCGTCTCTGGCGTCTCCGGCCCGCTCGGTGGGAGAGCTGGCGCgcgttcagcagcagcagccgtcgacgCACCCCTCTAGCGcactcgctgctgcagaggaggccgagagagaggaatgTGACGAGGCACTCGAGTGCGAGATGGCAGAGGATCTGCGCATGTCGACGGACATTGCTTTCACGCCGtccggcaccggcagctgcgcaccgccgctcttctcgcaGTCGTCCATGAtgcaagaggaagagaggcaagcggaggaggaaggcggcggcgagggggCGACCTACATCATGAGAgacagcgccgtggcggtggagcgAGCTGACGACGATAGTGAGCTGCGCTCTGGCCCAGGGATGAGCGGTCATGAGGGCAGCGCGCAACCACTCTTCCGCTTCCAAGATGGCGCAGGTGACGTGCTCATCTCTGGATCaacgccgcctccctccatcGCGATTCCAGCTGCGCTCAACGAACACGCTTTTctcagcggctgcagccacggcggtggcaccgctACAACCTATTCGAGTACCACGCCCCCAGCGAGCTCGTTGGCAGTGCTGTCCAGCGCCTTCGCCCGCCTGCCGTCTGCACCGTCGACGTGGCCGATCCGTGCGGCTACGCCGCCACATCTTCCATCGGTGCTCGCGCCTGGTACAGAGCTGTTGCCGCTCGGCGTTGTGACTGCTGcggtcgctgctgatggggGTGGAGGCCTGAGTGTTGGGAGGATGGGCCCTGGACGTCATCGCACCGTGTTTTCGTTCAGCTCGCTGCGCGTTGGCAACGcaaccgccgcagcgctaCCCGATCCCTTCCCTGAGCCGCAGCTACGTCTGTGTCAACCATCGGTGACGACGACAACAGACCAGGCATGTGCTGGGAGCGCTCGAAATGTGGCTGCCTCTGTGGCTGAGCCTGCTACTCCAGTCAGCTCGCCGCCCTCAGAAGCCTGTGCTACAACGTACCCACCTGATCTGTGGCTGCCGTCGTTGCCGGCCGAGCACGTGAGCCCTCCGCGTGATCCTCTGCTGATGCGGGTGCCCAGTCAAGATGGAAAGGCCGAGGGTTGCGCTGCTCACGGTGTTTCCCAAATGGGCGTTGTGGCACCGACGCCGATGTCGCCGGGGAGCGACGCGCTTTCCTCTGCGACTGGCGTCTCCGCGCTGTCGGCTGCAaacgcagcgcctccgctcTCCGACTTGTACGTCACCGCGCTGCCGTACCTTGCCgaggctgctgcaggtggcagcggtgcacctGCTGTGCCCGCACGCCCAGGCCGCACGTGCTTTACGCTGCACTCCGCTGCGCGAACGACAGGGACACTTTCTTCctctgcagccgccacgTCAACAGTGGagccgacggcagcggcggcggctgcgtcgacCGGCGCGGTGCCACCGACACTGAGAGAGGTGAGCTATCTCTCAGCCGAGAAGTGTTCCTTTGGGGGCGGCACATCCgaactgcagcagctgccagGACACGGTGCTGTGCCACCGCAGGGAACAGAGGGACCGACGGCGTCTTTGGATGGCGTCAGGTCAGCGACACCAAGGGCTACAAGGAAAGTGCCCAGCAGTATGGAGAGCCGCCATACGACTGGGTGTGCTCAGCAGGTCATTGCCAACGCGCAGccggcgttgctgcggcCCGTCGACTCAACACCTGCGACGGTGGTCATGCACCGCACACCGTCGACTCTCACAAGTGAGGAGCCAGCGTGGAGTCGACGAAGCGCACCGTTCCCGCAACCGTGGCCGTTGCTCAACGACGGTTACCCGCCGGCCTTGCTCACAGTCGCTCCTGTAACGCCACTTGTGGGTTGCATGGGCGCTGAAACGCCGACTGTGGCGGCGCCTCAGTCCGCGCAGGCACCGGTGGCCCAtgacgaggcagcgcagccctACCCTCGAGAGAGTCGGGAGATGGTCTCCTATGCACCccttgcgccgccgcagccgccgtcgcctcccctcccacgACCCGCTTGCACAGACGATACTTGGGAGCTCTTCTACGATCTGCCGCGTGAGGTCGGCCACTTCTACGCAACACGGCGCGGCGTCACGTCGCTGTACGACTGGCAGCACGACGTGCTCACCCGCCCCGAGGTTCGGCAGGGCGGCAACTTTGTCTACAGTCTCCCCACCAGCGGTGGCAAGACGCTGGTCGCCGAGTTGAGCCTCCTGCGGTGTGTGCTGAACCGCCGCAAGTCGTGCTTCCTCGTCCTGCCCTTTGTGTCGCTtgcggaggagaagacgatggcgctgcagccgctgacGACAGCGTATGACTTCAACGTGGACGGCCATTACGGCAGCTCCGGCCGCTTCCCGCTCTGCGGGGCGCCTGCAGTCTACGTCTGCACGATCGAAAAGGCAAACTCGCTGCTGAATCACATGCTCGAGGAGGGCCGTGCCGACGAGATcggggcggtggtggtggacgaGCTGCACATGGTCGGCGAGTCCGGGCGAGGGGCGACGCTGGAGTTGTTTCTTTCCAAGGTACTCGTGATCAacgccgcgcggcagcggaagcgTGACGCCGTGGTTgcgccggcgacgcagaGTCGCTGCAGTGCGAGTGGTTCGCGGCCAGGATGGCCGGAGGAGTTGGAGGATGCAGAGGAGGACCTCCGTGAGAGGACAGCCATGACGGACACCACAAAGGCGGCTGCGGACCCCGGCCCTCTACAGATCATCGGCATGAGCGCCACAGTCTCCAACCTCCGCACCCTAGCCGAGTGGCTGCGCGCCGCATGCTTTGAGTACGACTTCCGGCCCGTGCCATTGCACGCCTACAGTGTCGTTGGCGGCCTCGTGCTACGCGATGGCCAGCGCAACGAGCGCAACCTCAGCGGCGGCTCTGTCACGCAGCATCTTGTGGAGCTCGTGACGGAGGTGCCGGATGCGTCCGTGCTCATCTTCTGCGCCAGCCGCCAGCAGTGCGTCGACACGGCGAAGGGCATCGTAAACTGCCTGAGGGCTCAAGCCATTGCCGGCCAAAAAGCGCCGTCCGCGTGGGTGTCGGGTagcagcgatgcggcggcggaggcacaGCACGTCTCCGTGCTTGGCGTACCGTTCCCGAGCTTAACAAGAGGGCCGGCCACAGCggctgcgatggcggcggtgccgtcgcagGCCTCGGCCGCCATCAAAGGCCTCCTTGCGGACCTcgaggcgctcgcgcaccACGAAGCCTCGCAGCTCAGTGAGGTGATTGCCTTCGGAGTAGCGTTTCACCACGGTGGCCTCCTTGCCGAGGAGCGAGACCTCATCGAGACGGCGTTCCGCCGCAAACACATCCGCATCCTGTGCTGCACCTCTACGCTGGCCGCTGGCGTGAACctgccggcgcggcgggTAATCATCAAAACGCCGTACGTGGGCCGCGAGTTTCTAACCAAGTCGCGCTACCTGCAGATGTGCGGCCGTGCCGGGAGAGCCGGATTGGACACGTACGGCGAGTCgttcctgctgctgagcagccGTGATCAGGCTCGCGGCCACGCCCTTATGCACGCCGCGGTGGagccgtgctgcagcaaACTCCTCGAAGACGATCAAACGCTCACCCGCTCGCTGCTGGAGTGCGTTGGGGTCGGGCTCGTGGCGGACTTCCAAAGCGCCTGCCAGTGGAGCGGCTCACTGCTGAGCAGGTGGGCGGTGGGTCCTGTGGACGTGtcgtggcagccgcacatccctgcagctgccgccccGGCTGCGTCCGCGAGCACTGGAGTTGCGCCTcccggagcggcagcgaaagGCACATGCGAAAGTGTCACcggcctcttcctcgcctccGAAGTCGGCtatgacggcgacgccgctgccgcacaggACTCCGAGAGCAGCCGGTCTGCGCCTGGCCCTCCGGCTTCACCGCCTTCCCACCCAGCCtcgccgacgtcgccgtctcTGACGTGCGTGCCGCCGGCTGCCATGAACGCGATGGTGCGCGCCTCGCTCGTTACACTagcgcgctgcggcttcATCCGCGTTGCCTGTacacgcgcaggcagcggcggcagcaacggcgccggtggccgtgctgctgctggggctgCAGTCTGTAAGGACAGCGGTACCACATCGAGCGTAGCTCTGGAGACGTTGCCGAGCGGCGTATCGGACGACGCCCACGCCGACGCTTCAGCAGAGACGCACGACGCCTGCCATGCGCAGGTGCATGTGACATCGTTTGGCAGCTCGTCTGTCCGCTCGTGCTTTagtgtggaggaggcgctgctgctgcgcgccgagCTGGACGAGTTGCGCCACACCGGTCTCATCCTGTCCGACGACCTGCACCTTTGCTACTTCctcacgccgctgcgggAGGTGGGAAAGTGCGActgggagctgctgcggctcatGATGTCGCGCATGAGCGACAGCCGCCAGCGCATTGCGAGCCTGCTTGGGGTCGATGCCTACTTTGTCGATCAGCAGGCGATGGGGCTCGGCGGTCCACTGCAGGCCACAGAGGAGGGTCGACGGCGCCTCTTCACGGCAAGGAGGTTCTACGTGGCACTTATGCTGGCGGATGTGTTGGCTGAGGTGCCGATGGCGACGGTGGAGCAGCGGTATAACGTGAGCCgcgggcagctgcagaatctgatgcgctccgcctcgatgttcagcagctccatcaCGAGCTTCTGTCATGCGATGGAGTGGTTctcgctggaggcggtgctctCTTCCTTCGTCAAGCGACTCGGCTTCGGTGTGAAGCCGGACTTGCTGCCGCTAATGGAGATACGTGGcatgcagccgccgcgggcgAGGGCGCTGTGGAACGCCGGCTTCAAGAAGGTCGCAGCGATCGCGGCAGCCGACGCGGATGATATGGTGTCGAAGGTGAAGTTGATGAACCCAAAGGACAGCAAGGCAGCGAAGTTTTTTACGAAACGCTCAGCGTTGATGGCGATCCGGGAGGCAAACCTCGCTCTACAGTCTCAGATCaaggagaagaagggcgagCTGCAGGAACTGACGGTTTgttgcggcggtggtggcggcgttcGCGGTGTGCGCTGA